GCACCGCGCAGCGGGTCGGCATCCCGCTGCGCACGGTCGCCGAGGCGCTGCGGACGCTCCCCGACGAGCGCACGCCGACGCAGGAGGACTGGGCGCGGCTGTCGGCGGCGTGGCGCGACGAACTCGACATCCGCATCGACCAGATGGTGCGGCTGCGGGACCGGCTGACCGACTGCATCGGCTGCGGCTGCCTGTCGCTGGAGCGCTGCCTGCTCCGCAACCGTGACGACCGCCTCGGCGACACGGGACCCGGCCCGCGCCGGCTCCTCACCCGCCGGCTGGCCCAGGAGACCCGGGTCCCGCCGGCGGGCAAGGAGGACGGCGAAGGCGACTGACGGCGCGTCAGCGTACGGTCCTGGCCGGACGCACGGAGGCCCGGGACCCTCACTCCGACGTGCCCGTACCTCCGGCGCACCGTCCGGTCCGGACGCGTGGCCGAACGGCTCCGGGCTGCGCCGACTGCTGCAACCGCTCCCCGGCCGCCGCAGGGAGTAGCAGGCGGCCCCCTGCCGGGCGAGAGCGATGGGCCAGGCGGCGGTATTCGCGGCACGGTGACGGTCTGTGCGGTCCCTCGGGGGAATGGCTCCGAAGTGGACGAGTACGACGTGGATGCGATCCTGCAGCAGGCGCTTGACCGGCTGACGGTGCTGGCCGACATCAATGCGGCGCTGGCGGGGACCCTGGAGATGAACGAGGGGCTGCGGCGGGTCACCCGGATCGCGGCCCGCCGGCTGGGCGACTGGTGCGCCGTCGACCTGCTGGCAGAGAAGGGCCGGATCGAGCGTTTCTGCGCCTCCCGTACGGAGAGCGGTCCACAGCCGCACGAGGAGCATGCCTTCCTGCCCCTGCCGCCGGGGCCGGCCGCCGATCCCCTGGTCCGCGCGCTACGCGGCGCCGGCCCCCTGCTGCTGACGGGGAGCGATCTCACCTCCGAGGGCCGGGAAACCTCGCAGACGGGGGAGGCCGGAATCGTCGCGGGCGCCACCAGCGCCGTCATCGCCCCGCTGCGGGCCAGGCGGGAGGCCATCGGCGCCCTCACCGTCAGCCGCTCGGGAGACCACCCTCCGCTCACCGAGCACGACCTGCCCCTCATCGAAGATGTGGTCCAGCGCATCGGCCTCGCCATCGACAACGCGCGTCTGCACCGTCAGCGGCAGCGGATCGCCGAACGCCTCCAGCGTTCGCTGCTGCCCGAACTGCCGCACGTCGACGACCTGCACATGGCGGCCCGTTACTCCCCCTCGCACACCACCGCCGAGGTCGGCGGGGACTGGTACGACAGCTTCGTGCTGCCCACCGGCAGCACCACGCTGATCATCGGCGACGTCACCGGCCACGACCTCAAAGCCGCCGTCACCATGAGCCACCTGCGCAACATGCTCCGCGGCATCGCCAGCGACCGCCAGGAACCCCCGGAGAAGATCCTGCACCGGATGGACGTAGCCCAGCACACCCTCTATCCCGGGACCACCGCCACCTGCATCTTCGCCGTCATCCACGGATCCGAGGCCGGCCCCTGGGAACTCGACTACGCCGTCGCCGGCCACCCCCCGCCACTCCTGGTCACCCACGACGGCGACACCCGCTACCTCAATGGCGGGCGCAGCCACCTCCTCGGCGCCACCACCGACCTGCCCCGCCCCAGCGCCACCGCATCGCTGCCCGCCCAGTCCACCCTCCTGCTCTACACCGACGGGCTCATCGAACGCCGGGGCGAGACCCTCGACCGAAGCCTCAGGCGCCTGCGCCAGCACGCCGCAGCCCTCGCCCGCGAGACACCCGGCGACTTCTGCGACGAACTTCTGGCCGGCCTCGCCCCCGACAGCGCCGACGACGTCGCCCTCCTCGCCCTGCGCCTCCCGCGAGCCGGCCGCCCCGAGAACACGGCATCACCAGCAGACTGACCTGGTCCGGGCAGGTTCTTCCCCACCGCTGCGGGCCGGTGCAGATCCCCACGTGGACCCCAGCGGTGGCGACGGCCGGGCCGGTCAGGTGCCGTGTGGCCCCGGCGCGGCCTGTTCGGCCCAGATGACCTTGCCGTCCTGGGTGTAGCGGGTTCCCCAGCGTGAGGTGAGCTGGGCGACGAGGAAGAGACCTCGTCCGCCTTCGTCCATGGTGGCGGCGTAGCGCAGGTGCGGCGAGGTGAGGCTGTGGTCGTAGACCTCGCAGGTGAGCGTGTGGTCGCGCAGCAGCCGTACCTTGATGGGCCCGACGCCGTGGCGCATGGCGTTGGTGATCAGTTCGCTGAGGATCAGCTCGGTGTTCTCCTGGAGGTTCTCCAGCTCCCATTCCGCGAGGAGCTCGGAGACGGCGGCGCGTACGCGGTGGACGGCCGCGGGGTCGGGCTCGACGTCCCACTGCGCGACCTGTTCGCTTCCCAGCACGCGGGTCCGGGCGACGAGCAGGGCGATGTCGTCGCTCTGGACGGGCGGGAGGAGTGCGTCGAGTACGGCGTCGCAGGTCTCCTCGGGGGTGTGACCGGCGGTGGCGAGGGTCTGGCGCAGGATGTCGAGTCCGGTGTCGATGTCCTGGTCGCGGCGTTCGACGAGGCCGTCGGTGAAGAGGACGAGTCTGCTGTCCTCGGGCAGGTGCAGTTCGACGGATTCGAAGGGCAGTCCGCCGATGCCGAGGGGGAGGCCCGAGGGGACGT
The Streptomyces sp. CNQ-509 DNA segment above includes these coding regions:
- the soxR gene encoding redox-sensitive transcriptional activator SoxR gives rise to the protein MDKPPFDAKELTVGQLAARSGVAVTALHFYEGKGLIRSRRTPGNQRRYTRDTLRRVAFIRTAQRVGIPLRTVAEALRTLPDERTPTQEDWARLSAAWRDELDIRIDQMVRLRDRLTDCIGCGCLSLERCLLRNRDDRLGDTGPGPRRLLTRRLAQETRVPPAGKEDGEGD
- a CDS encoding PP2C family protein-serine/threonine phosphatase → MDEYDVDAILQQALDRLTVLADINAALAGTLEMNEGLRRVTRIAARRLGDWCAVDLLAEKGRIERFCASRTESGPQPHEEHAFLPLPPGPAADPLVRALRGAGPLLLTGSDLTSEGRETSQTGEAGIVAGATSAVIAPLRARREAIGALTVSRSGDHPPLTEHDLPLIEDVVQRIGLAIDNARLHRQRQRIAERLQRSLLPELPHVDDLHMAARYSPSHTTAEVGGDWYDSFVLPTGSTTLIIGDVTGHDLKAAVTMSHLRNMLRGIASDRQEPPEKILHRMDVAQHTLYPGTTATCIFAVIHGSEAGPWELDYAVAGHPPPLLVTHDGDTRYLNGGRSHLLGATTDLPRPSATASLPAQSTLLLYTDGLIERRGETLDRSLRRLRQHAAALARETPGDFCDELLAGLAPDSADDVALLALRLPRAGRPENTASPAD